One genomic window of Scatophagus argus isolate fScaArg1 chromosome 16, fScaArg1.pri, whole genome shotgun sequence includes the following:
- the LOC124073008 gene encoding forkhead box protein K2-like produces MAVVSGSSGPVARLEGREFEYMMKKRSVTIGRNSSQGSVDVSMGHSSFISRRHLEVFNVSDDGTSSGDFYLRCLGKNGVFVDGVFLRRGAPPLQLPRVCTFRFPSTNIKITFTALSSGKKVKREAPESPVKPVQPQISPLTINIPDNIAHLMSPLPSPTGTISAANSCPSSPRGAGSSGYRMGGRMVSSAELQLINDNSQPENDKDASGGDSPKDDSKPPYSYAQLIVQAITLAADKQLTLNGIYNHITKNYPYYRTADKGWQNSIRHNLSLNRYFIKVARSQEEPGKGSFWRIDPSSEGKLVEQAFRKRRPRGVPCFRTPHGPLSSRSAPASPNHSGVLSAHSSGVQTPDSLSREGSPVPLELETSSASSTTTTAAVQPKLAVIQEARFAQNTPGSPVNNQPVLIAVQRPLPQTIKPVTYTMASPVSTSTSQPAVQTVHVLQQIPAGSLSPATTVIAQSATIINKSELQENGEHAEVKVKVETVPTITSIGGSSRIIQSSQPAAPLQTVTIVQQAPVGQHQLPIKAITQNGTHSITTAIQGAASSAPVAASPLHLLAAHASVSASLPTKRQNGDQLTNEQPDAKRIKSEDESAPATDSDSSAANDSGSQPN; encoded by the exons ATGGCCGTGGTGAGCGGATCGTCTGGGCCGGTCGCCCGGCTCGAGGGCCGTGAATTCGAATACATGATGAAAAAGCGCTCGGTGACCATCGGCCGGAACTCGTCCCAGGGCTCCGTGGACGTGAGCATGGGCCACTCCAGCTTCATCTCGCGGAGGCATCTGGAGGTGTTCAACGTCAGCGACGACGGCACCAGCAGCGGGGATTTCTACCTGAGATGTCTCGGTAAAAACGGGGTGTTTGTAGACGGAGTGTTCCTCAGACGGGGTGCCCCTCCTCTGCAGCTACCGCGAGT GTGCACCTTCAGGTTCCCCAGCACAAACATCAAGATCACATTCACCGCCCTGTCCAGTGGGAAGAAAGTGAAGCGCGAAGCTCCGGAGTCCCCAGTGAAACCAGTGCAGCCCCAGATCTCCCCCCTGACCATCAACATTCCAGACAACATCGCTCACCTAATGAGCCCCCTGCCATCGCCTACTGGCACCATCAG TGCTGCTAACTCGTGCCCCTCCAGCCCGCGAGGCGCAGGCTCGTCAGGCTACAGGATGGGCGGTCGCATGgtcagctctgcagagctgcagctaaTAAACGACAACTCACAGCCAGAGAACGACAAAGACGCCTCCGGAGGGGACAGCCCCAAG gaTGACTCCAAACCTCCGTACTCCTATGCACAGCTGATAGTCCAGGCCATAACGCTGGCTGCGGACAAGCAGCTCACACTAAACGGAATCTACAACCACATCACAAAGAACTACCCGTACTACAGGACCGCAGACAAGGGCTGGCAG AACTCGATCCGCCACAACCTGTCGCTGAACCGTTACTTCATCAAAGTGGCGCGGTCGCAGGAGGAGCCGGGCAAAGGGTCGTTCTGGAGGATAGACCCGTCCTCAGAGGGAAAGCTCGTCGAGCAGGCCTTCAGGAAACGAAGGCCCCGGGGAGTCCCCTGCTTCAGGACCCCGCACGGACCCCTGTCCTCCAG GAGCGCCCCGGCGTCCCCCAATCACTCGGGGGTTCTCTCCGCTCACTCCAGCGGCGTCCAGACCCCCGACAGCCTATCGCGAGAGGGCTCCCCCGTTCCTCTGGAGCTGGAGACGTCCTCggcctcctccaccaccaccaccgccgcGGTCCAGCCCAAACTGGCAGTCATCCAGGAAGCACGCtttgcacaaaacacaccag GCTCGCCTGTTAACAACCAGCCGGTACTCATAGCAGTCCAGCGTCCGTTACCTCAAACCATTAAGCCGGTGACCTACACCATGGCTTCCCCAGTGAGCACCAGCACCTCTCAGCCTGCTGTGCAGACGGTCCACGTCCTGCAGCAGATCCCAGCAGGGTCCCTCAGCCCCGCCACCACCGTCATCGCCCAGTCGGCCACCATCATCAACAAGAGCGAGCTGCAGGAGAACGGCGAGCACgcagaggtcaaag TCAAAGTGGAGACGGTTCCCACCATCACCTCGATAGGCGGCTCCAGTCGCATCATCCAGAGCAGCCAGCCAGCCGCCCCCCTGCAGACTGTGACCATAGTGCAGCAGGCCCCCGTGGGTCAGCACCAGCTGCCCATCAAGGCCATCACGCAGAACGGCACCCACAGCATCACCACTGCCATCCAGGGAGCCGCCAGCTCAG CCCCAGTCGCGGCGAGCCCCCTTCACCTGCTGGCGGCCCACGCCTCCGTCTCCGCCTCCCTCCCCACCAAACGACAGAACGGGGACCAGCTGACCAATGAACAGCCGGACGCCAAGCGCATCAAATCAGAGGACGAGTCGGCCCCGGCCACAGACTCGGACTCGTCTGCAGCTAACGACTCGGGCAGCCAACCCAACTAA
- the LOC124073575 gene encoding phosphoinositide-interacting protein-like — translation MPGSPENIPLGECTLSQSRDQLTPPSRTDSTVFTLSRSESLWTTENSRSKCEVFWFPIHLMSTGGSFLACGIIISGLYFAGHCKKVTNILGPALVSIGLMVLVVGVVLIPITKENRKRSNMKKPLSYYRPPMFNL, via the coding sequence ATGCCGGGCAGCCCAGAGAACATCCCCCTGGGAGAGTGCACCCTCTCCCAGTCCAGGGACCAGCTGACGCCGCCGAGCCGCACTGACAGCACCGTCTTCACCCTGTCCCGCAGCGAGTCCCTCTGGACCACAGAGAACTCTCGCAGCAAGTGTGAGGTCTTCTGGTTTCCCATCCACCTCATGTCCACCGGGGGCAGCTTCCTGGCGTGCGGGATCATCATCAGCGGCCTGTACTTCGCCGGCCACTGCAAGAAGGTCACCAACATCCTGGGACCGGCCCTGGTGTCCATTGGGCTGATGGTTTTAGTGGTGGGCGTGGTCCTCATCCCCATCACCAAGGAGAACAGGAAGAGGTCAAATATGAAGAAGCCCCTCAGTTACTACAGGCCTCCGATGTTCAATCTGTGA